Below is a genomic region from Prochlorococcus marinus str. MIT 0918.
TGTACATTGCTTATATTAATTGTGGAGGAATACCTTTTAAAATAAGGGCTGCTCTCCTTGCTATTAGAAGGAAAGGAAATATAATTTTTGTTCTTTGTTTAGATGAAAAAGTTAGAGAAAGAACTTTTAATAATGAATCTGAAGGGCTTGATATTTGAGAACAGATATAATGAATAGCACTTGCTCCATGCAGAATATTTTTACCGTTAAGAAGAATTGCTCCTTTATTTAGGTCATAGCCCTTCACATATAAATCATTTAGCTTGTTAAGGTTTTCCCTTCCATTTAGAATAGAAATATTAGGCAAAGAACTTTTTAATTCAATTAATTCTGCAAAATGATTGCAAAAAGGACATTCGCCATCATAAATAAATAAAAGT
It encodes:
- a CDS encoding DCC1-like thiol-disulfide oxidoreductase family protein, with translation MESRLLFIYDGECPFCNHFAELIELKSSLPNISILNGRENLNKLNDLYVKGYDLNKGAILLNGKNILHGASAIHYICSQISSPSDSLLKVLSLTFSSKQRTKIIFPFLLIARRAALILKGIPPQLI